A single Anopheles arabiensis isolate DONGOLA chromosome 2, AaraD3, whole genome shotgun sequence DNA region contains:
- the LOC120895426 gene encoding ataxin-10, which translates to MIDIKQNITDKNYEKVLETLNALNISETDADSFRCEVDILLESFYVCHGSEEETVNRIAIKCLNLLKRACARGESFQNAIVSRVEFLERVRDILVDEKKTIPENVRTNCLQLLANLCVQNRSNQERIITYMQTFLLTNVSSNGSYANASAMILYNGFIYKAVDLNLHDVLARLLDNVEANQTAQTDVPEFVCIFLEYLIAESNEMVQVLEKIDVSKKLLLYRYLIEYIRQEDRRIHPIHPDVFKHLLAEFKKKSDMILKTDNVQLDAQDTEEAFTLLVMVADSTCVEPYGSFLRHDGGLFLNLGCLLRQMQLLGKSETKNMFTPVQKIEEILRIKQGDTELDIESQISYSLRSAVVKGLANLTYKSKKNQKLAREMDIIAAILECTNLDARNPLIKEWSILAIHNLCDDNLENQQFIAGLKKLGDAENSLLTEYKSGTIRISDGKA; encoded by the exons ATGATTGATATAAAGCAAAATATAACGGATAAAAACTATGAAAAGGTTCTGGAAACATTGAACGCATTGAACATAAG CGAAACGGACGCCGATTCGTTCCGGTGCGAAGTGGATATCTTGTTGGAAAGCTTTTACGTTTGCCATGGTTCGGAAGAGGAAACCGTGAACCGCATTGCCATTAAATGCTTAAACCTGCTGAAACGTGCCTGTGCCCGTGGAGAATCATTTCAAAACGCCATAGTATCCCGCGTGGAATTCCTTGAGCGTGTGCGCGATATTTTGGtagacgaaaagaaaacaataccgGAAAATGTGCGCACGAACTGTCTGCAACTGCTGGCCAACCTTTGCGTCCAGAACAGAAGCAACCAAGAAAGGATCATTACGTACATGCAAACCTTTCTGCTCACCAACGTTTCCTCCAACGGAAGCTATGCAAATGCATCGGCAATGATTTTGTACAATGGGTTTATCTACAAAGCAGTTGACTTGAATCTGCACGACGTGCTGGCCCGTTTGCTTGACAACGTGGAAGCTAATCAAACTGCTCAAACAGATGTGCCGGAATTCGTATGCATATTTCTGGAGTACCTTATTGCTGAAAGTAACGAGATGGTGCAGGTGCTGGAAAAGATTGACGTTAGCAAAAAGCTGCTGCTCTATCGATACCTCATCGAGTACATACGGCAGGAAGATCGGCGCATCCATCCGATCCACCCGGATGTATTCAAGCACCTGCTGGCTGAATTTAAGAAGAAGTCCGACATGATACTTAAAACCGACAATGTACAGCTCGATGCACAGGACACAGAGGAAGCGTTTACgttgctggtgatggtggcagACTCGACGTGCGTAGAACCATATGGTTCGTTTCTGCGCCACGACGGAgggttatttttaaatcttgGAT GTCTTTTGCGTCAAATGCAGCTTCTTGGCAAGTCTGAGACGAAGAACATGTTTACACCGGTGCAGAAGATTGAAGAAATTTTACGAATTAAACAAGGTGACACCGAACTGGACATTGAATCTCAGATCTCCTACTCCTTGCGGTCGGCAGTTGTAAAAGGGTTGGCCAATTTGACGTACAAGTCAAAGAAAAATCAGAAACTTGCTCGAGAGATGGACATCATCGCGGCTATTCTAGAATGCACCAACCTGGACGCTCGCAATCCGC ttATAAAGGAATGGAGCATTCTGGCAATACACAACCTGTGTGATGATAATTTGGAAAATCAGCAATTCATCGCAGGACTGAAGAAACTTGGCGATGCCGAAAACTCATTGCTAACGGAGTACAAGTCCGGAACGATTCGAATCAGCGATGGAAAAGCGTGA
- the LOC120895427 gene encoding putative GPI-anchor transamidase, with protein sequence MWLLHGFLVISWGLLASSNEIELPAKFVTSSSHTNNWAVLVDTSRFWFNYRHIANVLSVYRSVKRLGIPDSQILLMVADDMACNARNPRPATVFNNAKQHINVYGSDVEVDYRGYEVTVENFVRLLTGRNENGTARSKRLLSDSGSNVLIYLTGHGGDGFLKFQDSEEITNQELADAIEQMWQKQRYNELFFMIDTCQAASMYEKFYSPNILAVASSLVGEDSLSHHIDPAIGVYIIDRYTYNALEFLERVEWNSKKTMGDFLSVCPKRACISTVGVRKDLYPKDPYKVPITDFFGSIRPTEISSDVVNVTLSTIPEVLSSPKPISKPNAQLFYEQFPTKLFQRS encoded by the exons CCAGCAgttcgcacacaaacaactgGGCAGTGCTGGTTGATACGTCCCGCTTTTGGTTCAACTATCGACATATTGCAAATGTTCTCTCCGTGTACCGTTCCGTGAAGCGGCTGGGCATCCCGGACAGTCAGATACTGCTCATGGTGGCGGACGATATGGCGTGCAATGCGCGCAATCCACGGCCAGCCACAGTTTTCAAcaatgcaaaacaacacatcaaCGTGTACGGGTCGGATGTCGAGGTGGACTACCGGGGCTACGAGGTGACGGTGGAAAATTTCGTACGACTACTGACGGGCCGAAACGAAAACGGCACTGCCCGTTCGAAGCGATTGCTCTCCGACTCAGGAAGTAACGTGTTGATATACCTGACCGGTCACGGAGGGGATGGATTTCTTAAGTTTCAAGACTCGGAGGAAATTACAAATCAGGAGTTGGCTGATGCGATCGAGCAGATGTGGCAGAAGCAACGTTACAACGAGCTGTTCTTCATGATCGACACTTGCCAAGCCGCCTCAATGTATGAAAAGTTCTACTCTCCGAACATACTTGCCGTGGCCAGCAGTTTGGTGGGGGAGGACTCATTATCGCATCACATCGATCCGGCCATCGGTGTGTACATTATCGACCGCTACACGTACAATGCACTCGAGTTTTTGGAGCGCGTAGAGTGGAACAGCAAGAAGACAATGGGCGATTTT CTTTCCGTTTGTCCTAAGCGAGCGTGCATCTCGACGGTGGGTGTAAGGAAGGATCTTTACCCGAAGGATCCCTACAAAGTTCCTATAACGGATTTCTTCGGTTCCATTCGTCCGACAGAGATTTCGTCCGACGTAGTCAACGTGACACTGTCAACCATTCCAGAAGTATT GTCATCGCCAAAGCCAATCAGCAAACCAAATGCTCAACTGTTTTACGAACAGTTTCCAACCAAACTGTTTCAGCGATCCTAG